Proteins co-encoded in one Oceanidesulfovibrio indonesiensis genomic window:
- a CDS encoding YhjD/YihY/BrkB family envelope integrity protein yields the protein MSEGLVSRTLFRAEHFIRHELWTHDSVGSSRLKRIATNILKWIIILVDGVNKDRVFLRASALTYATILSIVPFLAVAFSVLKGLGFQNTPYIRDILLEVAAGREQIVDTIIEYINKTNVSTLGAVGTGFLFFTVISLLSNIENSFNTIWAAKRSRPVGRKIADYISVSLVFPVLIIVAISATATMQNNEFVQSLLEYSIMSEMYVLFLKVLPYLAVWAALAFLYKFFPNTKVQILPAIYGAIIAGTIWQIAQWFYVEFQVGVARSNAIYGSFAQLPIFLVWLYASWAIVLIGAEMCFTFQNFRHQAREAKYETLSEEERQRVGLALLVTLTENFFSRQQPPTLREIAGRLGLPRSLVEDTIYILAEAGFVGIMDAGEEERVSLIKSPDHIRIQDVVDHFAQRNYAGSDDVVLDKFPRLVEAFRLLHGCIAESEHNLSLAGLADLHRTAREDTSEPAESASS from the coding sequence ATGTCCGAAGGCCTGGTCTCGCGAACGCTGTTCCGCGCTGAACATTTCATTCGCCACGAGCTCTGGACACACGATTCCGTCGGAAGCTCGCGGCTCAAGCGCATTGCCACAAACATACTCAAGTGGATCATCATCCTTGTTGATGGCGTGAACAAGGACCGCGTCTTCCTGCGCGCCTCAGCCCTCACCTACGCGACCATCCTGTCCATCGTCCCGTTTCTGGCCGTGGCCTTCTCCGTGCTCAAGGGACTGGGATTCCAGAACACGCCATACATCCGGGACATACTTCTGGAAGTGGCCGCCGGCCGTGAGCAGATCGTGGACACCATCATCGAATACATCAACAAGACCAACGTGAGCACGCTGGGCGCCGTGGGCACGGGATTTCTGTTTTTCACGGTCATCAGCCTGCTCTCCAACATCGAGAACTCCTTCAACACCATCTGGGCGGCCAAGCGCTCTCGGCCCGTGGGCCGCAAGATAGCGGACTACATCTCCGTGAGCCTCGTCTTCCCGGTGCTCATTATAGTGGCCATCAGCGCGACCGCCACGATGCAGAACAACGAGTTCGTGCAGTCGCTGCTCGAGTACTCCATCATGAGCGAAATGTACGTGCTGTTTCTCAAGGTTCTGCCTTATCTGGCGGTCTGGGCGGCGCTTGCTTTCCTCTACAAATTCTTCCCCAACACTAAGGTCCAGATACTTCCGGCCATATACGGCGCCATCATCGCCGGCACCATCTGGCAGATCGCTCAGTGGTTCTACGTGGAATTCCAGGTGGGGGTGGCGCGATCCAACGCCATATATGGCAGTTTCGCGCAACTGCCCATCTTCCTCGTCTGGCTGTACGCAAGCTGGGCCATCGTGCTGATCGGGGCGGAGATGTGTTTCACGTTCCAGAACTTCCGCCACCAGGCGCGGGAGGCAAAATATGAAACACTGTCCGAGGAGGAACGGCAGCGCGTAGGGCTTGCCCTGCTCGTCACGCTCACGGAGAACTTTTTCTCCAGGCAGCAGCCGCCGACCTTACGCGAAATTGCGGGTCGACTCGGACTGCCGCGTTCCCTCGTGGAAGACACCATCTACATCCTTGCCGAGGCCGGCTTTGTCGGAATCATGGATGCCGGCGAGGAAGAACGCGTGAGCCTCATCAAATCCCCGGACCATATCAGGATTCAGGACGTGGTGGACCATTTTGCCCAACGCAACTATGCGGGTAGCGACGATGTCGTGCTGGACAAGTTCCCACGCCTCGTGGAAGCGTTCCGGCTGCTGCACGGCTGCATCGCCGAAAGCGAACACAACCTGAGCCTCGCCGGGCTCGCAGACTTGCACCGCACAGCCCGCGAGGATACTTCTGAACCGGCCGAATCCGCTTCAAGTTGA
- a CDS encoding aldehyde ferredoxin oxidoreductase N-terminal domain-containing protein has product MWTQEHFRVLHVDLTARKSRVLEFGNPVDALGGSGLAAALYDEYGLPQEPAHHPDQPLIFAIGPLTGYYPLMSKVVCAFKSPYHEQYAESHAGGRMALAMRFAGYHALMITGRAATLSVLQAGSRSMQIKDVHYLRGKDVFSTGKLLRSLTRSSDSRGHRSIIRIGPAGEKGSSYACINVDTYRHFGRLGAGAIMGLKNLKAVAMEGDADFQMPGGKAYAKIYKDFFQKVTATDMMRKYHDLGTPQNLIPLNELKSLPWRNLQATSDPAVDRISGETFAEELLLRQTACAGCPVGCVHIGLLRQQFAKDHEFLYRQVSYDYEPIFAMGSMLGLDAASNVLVLLEETEKVGLDVMSAGVALAWATEALDTGLISEKETLVPLRFGDVKGYAQAIRHLGLASNDFYKTLAQGSLVAAEKYGGGDFACVLGQEMAGYATGEVYFASQATSFRHSHLDTGAYSYDQKRKEQDTDAAVKFLVEDEQGRMELCSMVSCLFARSVYTHDALQEALAAVELTDMADNLTQASANVQQLRWKLKIATGFDPHAVKIPKRFTEVETWRGKIDETFMWDVQKNYADAIMKMAST; this is encoded by the coding sequence ATGTGGACTCAAGAACATTTCCGCGTCCTCCATGTGGATCTCACGGCACGCAAGTCCCGGGTCCTGGAGTTCGGCAATCCCGTGGATGCCCTCGGCGGCTCCGGCCTGGCCGCAGCGCTGTACGACGAATACGGCCTGCCACAGGAGCCGGCGCACCACCCGGACCAACCCCTGATTTTCGCAATCGGCCCGCTCACCGGCTACTACCCGCTCATGAGCAAGGTGGTCTGCGCCTTCAAATCGCCCTACCACGAGCAATACGCTGAGAGCCACGCCGGCGGCCGTATGGCTCTGGCCATGCGCTTTGCCGGCTACCACGCGCTTATGATCACCGGCCGCGCTGCAACCCTGTCCGTGCTACAGGCCGGCTCGCGGTCCATGCAGATCAAGGACGTCCACTACCTGCGGGGCAAGGACGTCTTCTCCACGGGCAAGCTGCTGCGCAGCCTCACCCGCAGTTCCGATTCCCGCGGCCACCGCTCCATCATCCGTATCGGGCCGGCCGGGGAAAAAGGTTCGAGCTACGCCTGCATCAACGTGGACACCTACCGCCACTTCGGACGTCTCGGAGCCGGCGCGATTATGGGCCTCAAGAATCTGAAGGCCGTTGCCATGGAGGGCGACGCGGACTTCCAGATGCCCGGCGGCAAGGCGTACGCCAAGATATACAAGGACTTCTTCCAGAAGGTTACCGCCACGGACATGATGCGCAAGTACCACGACCTGGGCACGCCGCAGAACCTCATCCCGCTCAACGAGCTGAAATCGCTGCCATGGCGCAACCTCCAGGCCACCAGCGACCCGGCCGTGGACAGGATATCCGGCGAGACCTTTGCCGAGGAACTCCTGCTGCGACAGACCGCATGCGCCGGCTGCCCCGTGGGCTGCGTGCACATCGGCCTGTTGCGCCAGCAGTTCGCCAAGGACCACGAGTTCCTCTACCGCCAGGTCAGCTACGACTACGAGCCCATCTTCGCCATGGGCTCCATGCTCGGGCTGGACGCAGCCTCCAACGTGCTCGTGCTGCTGGAGGAGACGGAGAAGGTCGGTCTGGATGTGATGAGCGCAGGCGTGGCCCTGGCCTGGGCCACCGAGGCCCTGGATACTGGTCTCATTTCCGAAAAGGAAACCCTCGTTCCGCTCAGGTTCGGCGACGTGAAGGGTTACGCGCAGGCGATCCGACACCTCGGCCTCGCGTCCAACGACTTCTACAAGACCCTGGCGCAAGGCTCGCTTGTGGCGGCGGAAAAATACGGCGGCGGAGACTTCGCCTGCGTGCTCGGCCAGGAGATGGCAGGCTACGCAACCGGCGAAGTCTACTTTGCCTCCCAGGCAACCTCGTTCCGCCACTCGCACCTGGACACCGGCGCTTACTCATACGATCAGAAGCGCAAGGAGCAGGATACCGACGCCGCGGTGAAGTTCCTGGTGGAAGACGAACAGGGCCGTATGGAGTTGTGTTCCATGGTCTCCTGCCTGTTCGCGCGTTCCGTGTACACGCACGACGCGTTGCAGGAGGCGCTCGCCGCCGTGGAGCTCACGGACATGGCCGACAACCTCACCCAGGCCTCGGCCAACGTCCAGCAGCTGCGCTGGAAACTCAAAATCGCCACCGGCTTCGACCCGCACGCAGTGAAGATTCCCAAGCGCTTTACCGAGGTGGAAACATGGCGCGGCAAGATAGACGAAACATTCATGTGGGATGTGCAAAAGAACTATGCCGATGCGATCATGAAGATGGCGTCCACCTGA
- a CDS encoding 4Fe-4S binding protein produces the protein MKVLLANRMERCIGCHSCSLACARQVHKKFSWSMAGIRIHSSGGMTTGFEAKLCVACNPAPCALACPTDALTQREGGGVKVKHSLCIRCGACAEACPVDAIYLGEGLPYLCIHCGRCVPFCPQGCLELVDEPDKEAALAPECAPFGHMEEQ, from the coding sequence ATGAAAGTACTGCTCGCCAACCGCATGGAGCGATGCATTGGATGCCATTCCTGCTCGCTGGCCTGCGCACGGCAGGTCCACAAGAAATTCTCCTGGTCCATGGCCGGGATACGCATACACTCCTCCGGCGGCATGACCACCGGGTTCGAGGCAAAGCTCTGCGTGGCCTGCAACCCGGCGCCCTGCGCCCTGGCCTGCCCCACGGACGCGCTCACACAGCGTGAAGGCGGCGGCGTGAAGGTCAAGCATTCCCTGTGCATCCGCTGCGGAGCCTGCGCCGAGGCCTGTCCGGTGGACGCGATCTATCTCGGCGAAGGTCTGCCGTATCTGTGCATCCACTGCGGCCGCTGCGTGCCTTTCTGCCCGCAAGGCTGTCTGGAGCTGGTGGACGAACCGGACAAGGAAGCGGCCCTGGCCCCGGAATGCGCCCCCTTCGGCCATATGGAGGAGCAATAG
- the pyk gene encoding pyruvate kinase, with translation MRTKIVATIGPASKDKETIKAMATHGVRVFRLNFSHGDAKSFEPIIRSIREVEQEFDHPLTIMGDLCGPKTRIGEIENSPLTIHQDEHSFLGLPEMRSESGDGVFIPLDVPELLEDLEPGMQVSLSDGLLQYEVVRVLKVNKLYELRALAGGPLTSRKGIAFPGKLHRLPALTDKDRIDLKEGVDAGIDALAISFVQGPEDIEDALRELKRHGKAVPLVAKLERRNAVDTLSDILHLADAVMVARGDLGLECPLSEVPVIQKRIIRAARHAQKASIVATQMLLSMVRNPIPTRAEATDVANAILDGADCVMLSEETAAGEHPVAAVKFIDEVAKHAEEYFRERLKQPYFPAEESSPAKYLAYSAALIAQNSGARAIASHSQLGTTARLISSRRPAHMIYAVTPDQTVARYLNYFWGIRPVHIPGNGRDHVERVEDFIQASTDFRPGDKIIITSGQPTPGQKSTSTNEIKIYTK, from the coding sequence ATGCGCACAAAAATCGTCGCAACCATCGGACCCGCGTCCAAAGACAAGGAAACAATCAAGGCCATGGCCACGCACGGCGTGCGGGTTTTCCGGCTGAATTTTTCCCATGGCGACGCAAAATCGTTCGAACCGATCATCAGGTCCATCCGCGAGGTGGAGCAGGAGTTCGACCATCCGCTGACCATCATGGGTGACCTCTGCGGCCCCAAGACACGCATCGGCGAGATCGAAAACTCTCCGCTCACAATCCATCAGGACGAGCACTCCTTCCTCGGATTGCCGGAGATGCGCTCCGAGTCCGGCGACGGCGTTTTCATCCCACTGGACGTGCCCGAGCTGCTGGAGGACCTCGAACCCGGCATGCAGGTGTCCCTTTCCGACGGTCTCCTGCAATACGAGGTCGTCCGCGTCCTCAAGGTCAACAAGCTCTATGAACTTCGCGCCCTGGCCGGTGGGCCGTTGACCTCGCGCAAAGGCATTGCCTTTCCGGGCAAGCTGCACAGGCTGCCCGCGCTCACGGACAAGGACCGCATAGACCTCAAAGAAGGCGTCGACGCCGGGATCGATGCGCTGGCCATCAGCTTCGTGCAGGGCCCGGAGGATATCGAAGACGCTCTTCGCGAACTCAAGCGCCACGGCAAGGCCGTGCCACTGGTGGCCAAGCTGGAACGCCGCAACGCCGTGGACACCCTGAGCGACATCCTGCATCTGGCCGACGCTGTGATGGTCGCCCGCGGCGACCTCGGCCTGGAATGCCCCCTGAGCGAAGTTCCGGTCATCCAGAAACGAATCATCCGCGCCGCGCGCCACGCCCAGAAGGCCTCCATCGTGGCCACACAGATGCTGCTCTCCATGGTGCGCAACCCCATACCCACCCGCGCCGAGGCTACGGACGTTGCCAATGCCATTCTGGACGGCGCGGACTGCGTGATGCTTTCCGAGGAAACCGCGGCCGGCGAACACCCGGTCGCCGCGGTCAAGTTCATCGACGAGGTCGCCAAGCACGCCGAGGAATATTTCCGCGAACGGCTCAAGCAGCCCTACTTCCCGGCGGAGGAGTCGTCCCCGGCCAAGTATCTGGCCTACTCGGCAGCGCTCATCGCCCAGAATTCCGGCGCACGGGCCATCGCCTCGCACTCTCAGCTTGGCACCACGGCGCGGCTCATCTCCAGCCGGCGCCCCGCGCACATGATCTACGCGGTTACCCCGGATCAGACAGTCGCGCGATACCTCAACTATTTCTGGGGCATCCGACCGGTGCACATTCCGGGCAACGGCCGCGACCACGTGGAACGCGTGGAGGATTTCATCCAGGCAAGCACGGACTTCCGCCCGGGCGACAAGATCATCATCACCTCGGGCCAGCCCACGCCGGGCCAGAAGTCCACATCCACCAACGAAATCAAAATCTATACGAAGTAA
- a CDS encoding PEP/pyruvate-binding domain-containing protein, giving the protein MSAEFDPERAASLRAHWSRVQSAFKGPYTINYCTCANGERAPVADENLNVRSDPCGELFGARELFCSAYRTNLARDMGEQYGLWVANIFANETHTWDERKPYDEIAKGFILERYYMDHFPEKPLTVFKSTGGISGAEFEARYAPRFFARYYATEEWEDFTHYLVQYELQRHFFVGEDEGVIHRARNISSAIRNSYEPFKPLRDLIHNQMSPGLVPMIEEFQRRHPQAGQRERFEQLKATLRSLTSVNVESLSRFASSAPSQALRDKLAEVLAAQPGIQRAEALGALVAACRSAVAAGSLTPEEAVRVVDLAVAANGVLTAESLALTEKKTPRTARETLALMQALADGGYGAGLISAREHDEAHRIFGQLLARESMRTGDMTQELERAMRVVEWAQSSIRGVFGDVWGAWTVVFPEVSRFPDDVIRSSPLFVYARLGNALADALHAELEMNHEVLGLRMNQGVRPLNPGLAFGPLVYFDDGKNYTRDNIVALESTSAELDPVAGIVTRDEGNAVSHVQLLARALGVPNAVFLSQAWERLQGLEGFPMFYAVTPMGRVVLKLEAEMGPEDRAILAEYRKNMKRNGEGDGRRPGSVLRLDAERLDLSVDKPMPLGEVRRKDSGVFCGPKAAFLGELRHYFPDNVAAAVVLPFGVYADHFDRAVVAQPGNSTIQAPVGIPLKAYVHGVYDRYFGEMLTDSKLSADDLAQWIKPRLEVIRHSIEAITLDSELTATLRKTLEGEGLIDKTGNSPTGIFVRSDTNAEDLPDFNGAGLNLTLFNLRSFEDVLEGIKEVWASPFTYRSFSWRQTVISNPEHIYPSLLLMESVPSEKSGVLVTADVVSGDMDGLTVATAEGVGGTVDGSPAETLFVQNGEVRLLSQFKSPFRRLLSSDGGAYMTRSTGREWVLSGDELDQIVDAARTIEREFEPAMSSDGRRLPWDIEFGFVDGTLSLFQARPFVGNSDIRNLPALAALDDDLAKRENESFSLKETITWQ; this is encoded by the coding sequence GTGTCTGCGGAGTTCGATCCGGAGCGGGCCGCCTCGCTGCGGGCGCATTGGAGCCGGGTCCAGTCGGCCTTCAAGGGTCCCTACACCATAAACTACTGCACCTGCGCCAACGGCGAGCGCGCGCCGGTGGCGGACGAGAACCTCAACGTGCGCAGCGATCCGTGCGGCGAACTTTTCGGTGCGAGGGAGCTCTTCTGCTCCGCTTACCGCACGAACCTTGCCCGGGACATGGGCGAACAATACGGCCTGTGGGTGGCGAACATCTTTGCCAACGAGACCCATACCTGGGACGAGCGAAAGCCTTATGACGAGATCGCCAAGGGGTTCATCCTCGAACGATATTACATGGACCATTTTCCGGAAAAGCCGCTGACCGTGTTCAAGTCCACGGGCGGGATCTCCGGCGCTGAATTCGAGGCCCGATACGCTCCCCGGTTTTTCGCCAGATACTACGCCACCGAGGAGTGGGAGGACTTCACCCACTACCTGGTGCAGTACGAGTTGCAGCGCCACTTCTTCGTGGGCGAAGACGAGGGGGTAATTCATCGGGCGCGCAACATATCCTCGGCCATCCGCAACAGTTACGAGCCGTTCAAGCCGCTGCGGGATCTTATCCACAACCAGATGTCGCCTGGTCTCGTACCCATGATCGAGGAGTTCCAGAGACGCCACCCCCAGGCCGGACAGCGCGAGCGATTCGAGCAACTCAAGGCTACGCTCCGGAGCCTTACTTCCGTGAACGTGGAGTCTTTGTCCCGCTTCGCGAGTTCCGCGCCTTCCCAGGCCTTGCGCGACAAGCTGGCGGAGGTTCTGGCCGCACAGCCGGGCATCCAGCGCGCCGAGGCCTTGGGGGCACTCGTTGCGGCGTGCCGCTCGGCTGTGGCAGCCGGAAGCCTTACGCCGGAGGAAGCGGTTCGTGTGGTGGACTTGGCCGTGGCGGCAAATGGCGTGCTCACTGCCGAATCCCTGGCCCTGACCGAAAAGAAAACCCCGCGGACGGCGCGCGAAACCCTGGCTCTCATGCAGGCCCTGGCCGACGGCGGCTACGGCGCCGGGCTTATCTCCGCCCGTGAGCATGACGAGGCCCATCGCATCTTCGGACAGCTTCTGGCCCGGGAATCCATGCGGACCGGCGATATGACACAGGAGCTGGAGCGCGCAATGCGCGTTGTGGAGTGGGCGCAGTCCTCCATCCGCGGCGTGTTCGGCGATGTGTGGGGTGCATGGACCGTTGTCTTCCCCGAGGTCTCGCGCTTCCCGGACGACGTCATCCGTTCCTCACCCCTGTTCGTATACGCGCGGTTGGGCAACGCGCTGGCCGACGCGCTTCATGCGGAATTAGAGATGAACCACGAGGTGCTGGGCCTTCGCATGAACCAGGGCGTGCGGCCGCTGAATCCTGGCCTGGCGTTCGGTCCGCTTGTGTATTTCGATGATGGGAAGAACTACACCCGCGACAACATCGTCGCTCTGGAGTCCACCAGCGCTGAACTGGACCCCGTTGCCGGCATCGTCACGCGGGACGAGGGCAATGCCGTCTCCCATGTGCAGCTTCTGGCCCGCGCGCTGGGCGTGCCCAACGCGGTCTTTTTATCGCAGGCATGGGAGCGTCTCCAGGGGCTCGAAGGCTTCCCCATGTTCTACGCCGTCACACCCATGGGACGGGTGGTGCTCAAGCTCGAAGCCGAGATGGGGCCGGAAGACAGGGCCATCCTCGCCGAGTACCGCAAGAACATGAAACGCAACGGCGAAGGCGACGGCCGGCGCCCAGGCTCCGTGTTGCGCCTCGATGCTGAAAGGCTGGACCTGTCCGTGGACAAACCTATGCCGCTGGGCGAGGTGCGGAGAAAGGATTCCGGCGTGTTCTGCGGCCCCAAGGCAGCGTTTCTCGGCGAGTTGCGGCATTATTTTCCTGACAACGTGGCCGCCGCCGTGGTCCTGCCCTTTGGGGTGTATGCAGATCATTTCGACAGGGCCGTTGTGGCGCAGCCGGGAAACTCCACGATCCAGGCGCCGGTCGGCATACCGCTCAAGGCGTACGTCCATGGCGTGTATGACAGATACTTCGGTGAAATGCTGACCGATTCGAAACTTTCGGCGGACGACCTCGCGCAGTGGATCAAGCCGCGGCTCGAAGTGATCCGCCATTCCATCGAGGCAATCACTCTGGACTCAGAACTGACGGCGACTCTCCGGAAAACGCTGGAGGGCGAAGGGCTCATCGACAAAACCGGCAACTCGCCCACCGGCATTTTCGTGCGTTCGGACACGAACGCGGAAGACCTGCCGGACTTCAACGGCGCGGGCCTCAACCTCACGCTCTTCAACCTGCGCAGCTTCGAGGATGTACTCGAAGGCATCAAGGAAGTCTGGGCCTCGCCTTTCACCTACCGCTCCTTTTCCTGGAGGCAGACGGTGATCAGCAACCCGGAGCATATCTACCCGTCGTTGCTGCTTATGGAGTCGGTGCCTTCGGAGAAGTCCGGCGTGCTTGTCACAGCGGATGTGGTCAGCGGCGACATGGATGGCCTCACCGTGGCCACGGCAGAAGGCGTGGGCGGCACCGTGGACGGCTCCCCAGCCGAGACTCTGTTCGTGCAAAACGGCGAGGTGCGGCTCCTCAGCCAGTTCAAGTCTCCCTTCCGGCGGCTGCTGTCCAGTGACGGCGGCGCGTACATGACGCGCTCAACAGGCAGGGAATGGGTGCTTAGCGGCGACGAGTTGGACCAGATCGTGGATGCGGCACGCACCATAGAGCGGGAGTTTGAGCCGGCGATGTCGTCCGACGGCCGACGCCTTCCCTGGGATATCGAGTTCGGATTCGTGGACGGCACGCTTTCCCTGTTCCAGGCCAGACCGTTCGTGGGCAACTCGGATATCCGAAACCTGCCAGCCCTGGCGGCGCTGGACGACGATCTCGCTAAACGGGAAAACGAATCCTTTTCTCTCAAGGAGACCATCACATGGCAGTAA